The proteins below are encoded in one region of Balaenoptera acutorostrata chromosome 11, mBalAcu1.1, whole genome shotgun sequence:
- the LOC103012791 gene encoding LOW QUALITY PROTEIN: olfactory receptor 9K2-like (The sequence of the model RefSeq protein was modified relative to this genomic sequence to represent the inferred CDS: inserted 2 bases in 1 codon), with translation MADRGTSNHSKVTDFILLGFRVLTELHILLFLIFLLVYAMILLGNVSIMVIIITDPWLNTPMYFFVGNLSFIDLFCSSVIVPKAMINFWSESKSISFAGCVTQPFLFALFIVTEGFLLAAMAYDCFIAICSPLLYSVHXTRLCAQLVVGSYFCGCISSILQTSMTFTLSFCASRAIDHFYCDTRPLERLSCSDLFIHKMVSFSLSGIIILPTIIVIIVSYLYIVSTVLKIPSTEGRKKAFSTCSSHLGVVSVLYGAVFFMYLTPDRYPELSKVASLCYTLVTPMLNPLIYSLRNKDVKEALRKILGEKIFLFNSI, from the exons ATGGCTGACAGGGGAACAAGCAATCACTCAAAAGTGACTGACTTCATTCTTTTAGGCTTCAGGGTCCTCACAGAGCTCCACATTCTCCTCTTCCTGATATTTCTGCTTGTCTATGCCATGATCCTTCTAGGGAATGTCAGCATTATGGTCATTATTATCACCGATCCCTGGCTGAACACGCCAATGTATTTCTTCGTGGGCAACCTCTCCTTCATTGATCTCTTCTGTTCATCTGTTATTGTACCCAAGGCGATGATCAACTTCTGGTCTGAGAGCAAGTCCATCTCCTTTGCAGGCTGTGTGACCCAGCCCTTTCTCTTTGCCCTCTTCATTGTGACTGAGGGATTTCTCCTGGCAGCCATGGCTTATGACTGCTTCATTGCCATCTGCAGCCCACTCCTCTACTCTGTCCA AACACGTCTCTGTGCTCAGTTGGTGGTTGGTTCCTATTTTTGTGGCTGCATCAGCTCAATTCTTCAGACCAGCATGACATTTACTTTATCCTTTTGTGCTTCTCGGGCCATTGACCACTTTTACTGTGATACTCGCCCACTTGAGAGACTATCTTGTTCTGAcctcttcatccataaaatggttTCTTTCTCCTTATCTGGCATCATTATCTTGCCTACCATCAtagttattattgtttcttatttgtaTATCGTGTCCACAGTTCTAAAGATACCCTCCACTGAGGGACGTAAGAAAGCCTTCTCCACCTGCAGCTCTCACCTGGGAGTCGTGAGTGTACTGTATGGTGctgtattttttatgtatctCACTCCTGACAGATATCCTGAGCTGAGTAAAGTGGCCTCATTATGTTACACCCTAGTCACTCCCATGTTGAATCCTTTGATTTACTCTTTGAGAAACAAAGATGTCAAAGAGGCTCTGAGGAAGATCCTGGgggaaaagatatttttatttaattctatttgA